A region from the Terriglobales bacterium genome encodes:
- a CDS encoding glycosyltransferase — protein sequence MSKPIFYDPQRKRWRRLRRVIDVAVLGLTLLAVFFVVTVLRGAKLPDLLLPEQKRLYHALKEKERRHTKVLPASRRKSKTPPSQVVLNNGDGIRAAYYVTWDAGSFASLKEYVHQIDLLYPEWIHAITPDGRIQSITQENKLFDIVQDSTIKPVDDKVMPLLKFEKAETEVLPMVNNFDPTRNLWISDISAMLNNPAARTRFRTELLAFLASDKFRGINLDFESFPLSAQPGYKALVAELYSDLHSRSLKLHISVPVRDKDFDYAYLAAHSDGLVLMNYDEHYSGGDPGPIASQEWFTENLIEALKVIPREKIICAIGNYGYDWAQPAKKSRNKIPEATSISAQEAWLSAHDSESTIDFDSDFLNPHYAYTDDNNTRHDVWFLDGVTAFNQMRAALSMGIQTFALWRLGSEDRSMWAIWDLPYAPNAQDKLNTLLPGQDVDMEGNGEILRIATRPASGLRTITMNPKTGLISDQEIETFATPYTIDQYGAAPRKIAITFDDGPDPEFTPKILDVLKQKNVRATFFMIGMQAEQFPGIVDRTYREGHELGNHTWTHPDISNISKRYIQLEMNLTELFFASRLGVKPMLFRPPYSIDQEPDTADQVRPLEIVQGMGYITVGDKLDPNDWKENPHRSADQIVKDVLDHLPPCRPADLRCGNILLLHDGGGNRTETVKALPRIIDGLRARGYEPVPVSELLGKTRDEVMPPIAANERWSARGARLGFMLFGLFMTTVVVVFYIGDILMSARLLFVGGFAIYDRFRTSRRDSRLAKIDFQPPVAVLIPAYNEEKVIERTVRAVLMSHYPHLRAIVVDDGSKDNTLQVVRDYFQAEIATGKVLVLSKPNSGKADALNYGLEFVTEEIFIGIDADTVIARDAITRLVTHFLDARIGAVAGNAKVGNRVNLWTRWQALEYITSQNFERRALNTLGAVSVVPGAIGAWRTSAVKEAGGYPRDTVAEDGDLTMALLENGYRVIYEDRAIAWTEAPSSARGLMRQRFRWSFGILQAVWKHRAAFGRKGVLGWVALPNIVIFQILLPVVSPFIDLMFVSGLIAYGLNKYFHPETANPANLEKLVAFFVTFLVVDFIASVIAFALERREPNAKEDVWLLAHVWLQRFAYRQLFSVVLVKTLKRAVEGRAFAWDKLERTAALPYAKVGT from the coding sequence ATGTCCAAACCCATCTTCTACGACCCACAGCGTAAGCGCTGGCGGCGCTTGCGCCGGGTCATTGACGTGGCCGTCCTGGGGCTGACTCTTCTCGCCGTTTTCTTTGTGGTAACGGTGTTACGGGGAGCGAAGCTCCCGGACCTTCTGCTGCCCGAGCAGAAGCGCCTGTACCATGCGCTCAAGGAGAAGGAGCGGCGGCATACCAAGGTTCTTCCTGCGAGCCGGCGCAAGAGCAAAACTCCGCCCTCACAGGTGGTGCTGAACAATGGCGATGGAATCCGCGCCGCTTATTACGTCACCTGGGATGCGGGCAGCTTTGCTTCGCTCAAAGAATATGTTCATCAGATCGATTTGCTTTATCCCGAGTGGATCCACGCCATTACTCCTGACGGCCGCATTCAGTCCATTACGCAGGAGAACAAATTGTTCGACATCGTGCAGGACAGCACGATCAAGCCGGTCGATGACAAAGTCATGCCGCTGCTGAAATTCGAGAAAGCCGAGACCGAAGTCCTGCCCATGGTGAACAACTTCGATCCCACTCGCAATCTCTGGATTTCAGACATCTCGGCGATGCTGAACAATCCCGCGGCCCGCACACGATTCCGCACCGAGTTGCTTGCCTTTCTGGCCAGCGACAAATTTCGCGGGATCAATCTGGATTTCGAGAGCTTCCCGCTTTCTGCCCAGCCCGGGTACAAGGCTCTGGTAGCGGAGCTCTATAGCGACCTGCATTCCCGCAGCCTCAAGCTGCACATTAGCGTTCCGGTACGCGACAAGGATTTCGATTATGCCTATCTTGCCGCTCACTCCGATGGCCTGGTGCTGATGAATTATGACGAGCACTATTCCGGCGGCGATCCCGGTCCCATAGCTTCCCAGGAGTGGTTCACCGAAAATCTGATAGAAGCCCTCAAGGTCATTCCTCGCGAGAAGATCATCTGCGCCATCGGCAACTATGGGTATGACTGGGCGCAGCCGGCGAAGAAGTCCAGGAACAAAATTCCTGAGGCCACCTCCATCTCCGCGCAGGAAGCCTGGCTGAGCGCTCACGATTCCGAATCCACTATCGACTTCGATTCCGATTTTCTGAATCCGCATTACGCCTACACCGATGACAACAATACTCGCCACGACGTGTGGTTTCTTGACGGTGTAACTGCCTTCAACCAGATGCGTGCTGCGCTCTCTATGGGCATTCAGACGTTTGCCCTGTGGCGTCTGGGTTCGGAAGACCGCTCCATGTGGGCGATCTGGGACTTGCCCTATGCCCCCAACGCTCAGGACAAGCTGAATACGCTGCTGCCCGGACAGGATGTGGACATGGAGGGCAATGGGGAAATCCTGCGCATTGCCACACGGCCGGCAAGTGGCCTGCGCACTATCACAATGAATCCGAAAACGGGTCTGATCTCCGACCAGGAAATCGAGACTTTCGCCACTCCTTACACCATCGACCAATATGGCGCCGCTCCCCGGAAGATTGCGATCACCTTCGACGACGGCCCGGATCCCGAATTCACTCCCAAGATTCTCGATGTTCTGAAACAGAAAAACGTCCGCGCCACCTTCTTCATGATCGGTATGCAGGCGGAGCAGTTCCCCGGGATCGTGGACCGCACCTACCGCGAGGGGCATGAGCTGGGCAATCACACCTGGACGCATCCCGATATCAGCAACATCTCGAAGCGTTATATCCAGCTGGAGATGAACCTGACAGAGCTGTTCTTTGCCAGCAGGCTGGGAGTAAAGCCCATGCTCTTCCGGCCACCTTATTCCATCGATCAGGAGCCGGATACGGCTGACCAGGTGCGGCCGCTGGAGATCGTGCAGGGCATGGGCTACATAACTGTCGGCGATAAGCTCGATCCCAACGATTGGAAAGAGAACCCTCATCGCAGCGCCGACCAGATTGTCAAGGACGTGTTGGATCACCTGCCTCCCTGCCGGCCTGCCGATCTGCGCTGCGGCAACATCCTGCTGCTGCACGATGGTGGCGGAAATCGCACGGAAACGGTAAAGGCTCTGCCGCGCATCATCGATGGCCTGCGCGCCCGCGGTTACGAGCCGGTGCCGGTCTCCGAGTTGCTGGGCAAGACCCGCGATGAAGTCATGCCGCCCATTGCCGCCAATGAGCGCTGGTCGGCCCGCGGCGCCCGCCTGGGATTCATGTTGTTCGGCTTGTTCATGACCACCGTGGTGGTGGTCTTCTATATCGGCGACATCCTGATGAGTGCCCGCCTGCTGTTTGTCGGCGGTTTCGCCATCTATGACCGCTTCCGCACCAGCCGCAGGGACTCGCGGCTGGCAAAGATCGATTTCCAGCCGCCTGTGGCCGTGCTGATCCCCGCTTACAACGAAGAAAAAGTCATCGAGCGCACCGTCCGCGCCGTGCTCATGTCTCACTATCCGCATCTGCGCGCCATCGTGGTGGACGACGGATCCAAAGACAACACCCTGCAAGTGGTGCGCGATTATTTCCAGGCGGAAATTGCGACCGGCAAAGTGCTGGTGCTCTCCAAGCCGAATTCCGGCAAGGCCGACGCACTCAACTATGGCTTGGAGTTTGTCACCGAGGAGATCTTCATAGGCATCGATGCCGATACGGTAATTGCCCGCGATGCCATCACGCGTCTGGTAACGCATTTCCTCGACGCACGCATCGGGGCCGTCGCTGGAAACGCCAAGGTCGGTAATCGCGTGAATCTCTGGACGCGCTGGCAGGCTCTCGAATACATCACCAGCCAGAACTTCGAGCGCCGCGCGCTGAACACTCTGGGCGCAGTGAGCGTCGTGCCCGGAGCTATCGGCGCATGGAGAACTTCCGCCGTGAAAGAAGCTGGCGGGTATCCTCGCGATACCGTTGCCGAAGACGGCGATCTCACCATGGCGCTGCTGGAGAATGGTTATCGCGTCATTTACGAGGATCGCGCCATCGCCTGGACCGAGGCCCCCAGCAGCGCCCGCGGACTGATGCGGCAGCGCTTCCGCTGGTCGTTCGGCATTCTGCAGGCGGTGTGGAAGCATCGTGCTGCGTTCGGTCGCAAGGGAGTGCTGGGGTGGGTGGCACTGCCTAACATCGTCATCTTTCAAATACTGCTGCCGGTAGTCTCGCCCTTCATTGATCTGATGTTTGTCTCCGGCCTGATTGCGTATGGGCTGAATAAGTACTTCCATCCGGAAACAGCGAATCCTGCCAATCTCGAGAAGCTGGTTGCGTTCTTCGTTACTTTTCTTGTGGTGGACTTCATCGCCTCGGTGATCGCTTTCGCGCTGGAGCGGCGCGAGCCCAACGCCAAAGAAGACGTCTGGCTGCTGGCGCACGTCTGGTTGCAGCGGTTCGCCTATCGACAGCTGTTTTCAGTCGTGCTGGTGAAAACCTTGAAGCGCGCCGTGGAAGGCCGCGCCTTCGCCTGGGACAAACTGGAGCGCACGGCAGCCCTTCCCTACGCCAAGGTCGGCACCTGA